One Vitis riparia cultivar Riparia Gloire de Montpellier isolate 1030 chromosome 4, EGFV_Vit.rip_1.0, whole genome shotgun sequence genomic window carries:
- the LOC117913174 gene encoding agamous-like MADS-box protein TM6 yields the protein MGRGKIEIKRIENPTNRQVTYSKRRNGIFKKAQELTVLCDAKVSLIMFSNTGKFHEYTSPTITTKKVYDQYQKTLGIDLWSSHYERMQENLRKLKEINNKLRREIRQRMGEDLGDLSIEDLRGLEQKMDASLGLVRERKYHVIKTQTETYRKKVRNLEEQHGNLLLNFEAKCDDPHYGLVENDGDYESAVAFANGASNLYAFRLHQAHPNLHHDGGYGSHDLRLA from the exons ATGGGTCGTGGGAAGATTGAGATCAAGAGGATAGAGAACCCCACCAACAGGCAGGTCACCTACTCCAAGCGACGAAATGGTATTTTCAAGAAAGCCCAGGAGCTCACCGTTCTTTGTGATGCTAAGGTTTCACTCATCATGTTCTCCAATACTGGAAAATTCCACGAATATACCAGTCCTACTATAAC GACGAAAAAGGTCTACGATCAGTATCAGAAGACTTTAGGGATTGATCTTTGGAGCTCTCACTACGAG CGAATGCAAGAAAACTTGCGAAAACTGAAAGAGATCAACAACAAATTAAGGAGAGAGATCAg GCAAAGAATGGGTGAAGATTTGGGCGATCTGAGCATTGAGGACCTGCGCGGCCTTGAGCAGAAGATGGACGCTTCTTTAGGATTAGTACGCGAACGGAAG TACCACGTGATCAAAACTCAGACCGAGACCTACAGGAAAAAG GTCAGGAACTTGGAAGAACAACACGGAAATCTCCTTCTCAACTTT GAGGCAAAATGCGATGATCCACATTACGGATTAGTGGAAAATGATGGAGATTATGAATCAGCGGTGGCATTCGCGAACGGGGCTTCCAACCTCTATGCTTTTCGCCTGCATCAGGCCCACCCTAATCTTCACCATGATGGGGGATATGGATCACATGATCTGCGCCTTGCTTGA